The following DNA comes from Papaver somniferum cultivar HN1 chromosome 4, ASM357369v1, whole genome shotgun sequence.
CCATGAACTAAATGATGCACGTAAGCTTTTCGATAAAATTCTTTGCAGAAATGTAGTTTCGTGGACATCAATGATTTCTGGTTATATCCAAAACGATAGTGCACATAACGCATTATTGCTTTTTAAAGACTTTTTAAATAAAGAAGTTCTGATGGATCCAGTTGTGATGGTTTCTGCTTTATCTGCTTGTTCTCGGGTTTCTGAGGCCGGTATTACAAAAGGGGTGCATGGATTACTAATAAAAAATGGATTCGAAGGGGATTTGAATGTTGGGAATACTCTAATAGATGCTTATTCAAAATGTGGTGATATGAGTGTTTCAAAGAGAGTTTTCGATGAAATGAGTTGGAGAGATGTTGTTTCTTGGAATTCGATGATAGCCATTTATGCTCAAAATGGCCAATCTATGAAAGCTTTAGAAGTCTTCTATGAAATGTTGAAGGTTGGAGATGTTAGTTACAATGTCGTGACTCTGTCTACTGTGTTGTTGGCTTGTGCACATTCTGGAGCTCTACACTTGGGGAAGTGTATACATGAGTTGGTATGTATTCCAGACTTATTCTCCGTAAATCCTGTCTCCTATCTTTCATGTCTCTGTTATTCTATTTTTTACGAGTTTGATACCTTGGTCTAGGCTACTTGTGAACTTCTTATTAGCTTGTATACAAATGTTCTAATTTGTATTTTAATGGTTTCTTCTGCGTAGGTGATTAAGATGGGTTTGGAGGAAAATGTGGTTATGAGTACTTCAATCATTGACATGTATTGCAAATGTGGGGAAATAAAGATGGCGAGGAAGACATTTGATGGCATGAGGGAGAAGAACGTAAAGTCTTGGACAGCCATGATTGCTGGTTATGGCAAGCATGGTCTTGCAAAAGAAGCTCTTGCTGTTTTCTATGAGATGCACAGAGCAGGAGTTCAGCCAAACTACATAACCTTTGTGTCAGTTCTAGCAGCTTGCAGCCATGCGGGTTTTGTTGAAGAAGGGAGGAATTTCTTTAGCACCATGAATCAAGAGTTTGGTATAGAACCCGGAGCTGAGCATTACAGTTGCATGGTTGATCTTTTGGGGCAAGCTGGATTCTTGAATGAGGCTTTTGACCTGATCAAAGGAATGAAGGTGAAGCCTGATGTCATGGTTTGGGGAGCCCTTCTTGCAGCATGCAGAATTCACAAAAATATCAAGCTTGGTGACATTTCGGCAAAGAAACTGTTCGAATTAGACTCCAGCAATTGCGGTTACCATCTTTTGCTTTCAAATATCTATGCTAGTGCAGGAAGATGGGATGATGTCgagagaatgaaaatctcaatCAAAGGGAAAGGACTAACTAAACCTCCAGGGTTCAGTTTGGTAGAAGCAAAAGGAAGGGTTCATGTATTCCTTGTTGGTGACAAGGAGCATCCTCAGCACAAAGAGATTTACAGTTATTTGGAGATATTATCAGTTAAAATGCATGAAGCTGGTTATCTCCCGGATACAACATCTGTTCTTCATGATATTAATGAGGAAGAGAAAGAAAGTGTGATTCGTGTCCACAGTGAGAAGTTGGCCGTTGCGTTTGGAATCATGAATACAGTTCCAGGGACAACAATACAAGTATTTAAGAATCTTAGGGTATGTGGGGATTGTCATAAAGCCATAAAGTTTATATCGAAGATTCTTAATCAGGATATTGTGGTAAGAGATTCAAAGCGATT
Coding sequences within:
- the LOC113362778 gene encoding pentatricopeptide repeat-containing protein At3g26782, mitochondrial; this encodes MRIFKTSLFSSVHTKHFSTNPNLTIFFNKYVDKTNIYAWNTVIAELARSGDSIEALKAFSSLRRLSLKPNRSTFPCTIKACSAISDVSSGKQTHQQSLIFGYENDLFVSSALIDMYSKCHELNDARKLFDKILCRNVVSWTSMISGYIQNDSAHNALLLFKDFLNKEVLMDPVVMVSALSACSRVSEAGITKGVHGLLIKNGFEGDLNVGNTLIDAYSKCGDMSVSKRVFDEMSWRDVVSWNSMIAIYAQNGQSMKALEVFYEMLKVGDVSYNVVTLSTVLLACAHSGALHLGKCIHELVIKMGLEENVVMSTSIIDMYCKCGEIKMARKTFDGMREKNVKSWTAMIAGYGKHGLAKEALAVFYEMHRAGVQPNYITFVSVLAACSHAGFVEEGRNFFSTMNQEFGIEPGAEHYSCMVDLLGQAGFLNEAFDLIKGMKVKPDVMVWGALLAACRIHKNIKLGDISAKKLFELDSSNCGYHLLLSNIYASAGRWDDVERMKISIKGKGLTKPPGFSLVEAKGRVHVFLVGDKEHPQHKEIYSYLEILSVKMHEAGYLPDTTSVLHDINEEEKESVIRVHSEKLAVAFGIMNTVPGTTIQVFKNLRVCGDCHKAIKFISKILNQDIVVRDSKRFHRFTNGTCSCEDYW